One genomic region from Peptococcaceae bacterium encodes:
- the radA gene encoding DNA repair protein RadA: MSKQKSKYVCQQCGFESPRWLGKCPECASWNTLVEELERKTKGKDRGKDGVLKPKPLSEVMPLETQRLDMGMSEFNRVLGGGLVPGTLVLLAGDPGIGKSTLLMQAAAHVAGSGKKVLFISGEESAQQIKLRAGRMGLGNAGILVWPETDLETIEEEVRILLPSLVVVDSIQTVYMAELAAAPGSIGQIREAAARLLSLAKNLHIPIIIVGHVTKDGIVAGPRVLEHMVDTVLYFEGERQYQYRILRANKNRFGSTFELGVFEMSGRGLVEVLNPSQAFLAERSLFSPGSVVAACMEGSRPLLVEIQALVSQSSFGQPRRMTAGADFNRVNLIIAVLEKRVGLNLAGQDAYVNIAGGIKIQEPALDLGVAIALASSFKNKPCLADLAVMGEIGLTGEVRGVPYLQQRLQEAKKMGFRHCIAPVHSYKEAVAEGLNVYGVKTVGEALEAAWK; encoded by the coding sequence TTGTCAAAGCAGAAGAGCAAGTATGTTTGCCAGCAGTGCGGTTTTGAATCCCCGCGCTGGCTGGGAAAATGCCCGGAATGCGCAAGCTGGAACACTCTGGTGGAAGAGCTGGAGAGAAAAACAAAAGGGAAAGACCGGGGGAAAGACGGCGTTTTAAAGCCAAAACCGCTTTCGGAAGTTATGCCGTTGGAAACGCAACGGCTTGACATGGGCATGAGCGAATTCAATCGAGTCTTGGGAGGGGGATTGGTTCCGGGTACGCTCGTCCTGCTGGCCGGTGATCCCGGCATCGGCAAGTCGACCCTGCTTATGCAGGCGGCGGCTCATGTTGCGGGGAGCGGGAAAAAGGTTCTCTTTATTTCGGGCGAGGAGTCGGCCCAGCAAATAAAGCTTAGGGCCGGGCGGATGGGACTTGGCAATGCCGGCATCCTGGTCTGGCCTGAAACAGACCTGGAAACAATAGAGGAGGAGGTCAGGATACTGCTGCCCTCGCTGGTGGTTGTGGATTCCATCCAAACGGTTTACATGGCTGAACTGGCTGCGGCTCCGGGCAGCATTGGGCAGATCAGAGAAGCGGCGGCGCGGCTTCTTTCCCTGGCCAAGAACTTGCACATCCCGATTATTATTGTGGGACACGTTACCAAGGACGGCATTGTTGCTGGTCCGAGAGTGCTGGAGCACATGGTCGACACGGTCCTGTATTTTGAAGGGGAGCGCCAGTACCAGTACAGGATTCTGAGAGCAAACAAGAACCGCTTCGGATCAACTTTTGAACTTGGCGTGTTTGAAATGAGCGGCCGGGGACTGGTGGAGGTGCTAAACCCGTCCCAGGCTTTTTTAGCGGAGAGGTCCCTCTTTTCGCCGGGGTCTGTCGTGGCAGCCTGTATGGAGGGTTCGCGTCCCCTTCTTGTGGAAATCCAGGCACTGGTAAGCCAGTCATCTTTCGGGCAGCCGCGTCGAATGACCGCTGGAGCGGATTTTAACCGCGTAAATCTGATTATTGCCGTGCTGGAAAAGAGGGTCGGCTTGAACCTTGCAGGCCAGGATGCATATGTGAATATAGCCGGCGGAATAAAAATCCAGGAGCCGGCCCTTGATCTGGGTGTAGCCATTGCCTTGGCCTCGAGCTTTAAAAATAAACCGTGCCTGGCTGATCTTGCGGTAATGGGAGAGATCGGACTTACCGGAGAGGTGAGAGGTGTTCCATACTTGCAGCAGCGGCTGCAGGAAGCAAAAAAAATGGGCTTCAGGCACTGCATAGCGCCTGTCCATTCATATAAAGAAGCGGTGGCTGAAGGGCTTAATGTATACGGCGTAAAGACGGTCGGTGAAGCCCTGGAGGCCGCTTGGAAATAA
- a CDS encoding ATP-dependent Clp protease ATP-binding subunit: MFARFTQRAQHVVYLAREEAKSLGHPAVGTEHLLLGLIRESEGIGAKSLTNLGLDLNTVRKAVKELVAPGRETPEEIGITPRVKKVFELANDEAQKWGVNYVGTEHLLLGLVREGEGVAAQVLSDLGVSAEAIRKQVLALLGGTPAPVNNNMTGKKGANRNTQTPSLNEYGRDLTHLSQEGKIDPVIGRDKEIERVIQVLSRRTKNNPVLIGEPGVGKTAIVEGLAQRIEKGQVPETIKGKRVVALDMAALVAGSKYRGDFEERLKRVMEEIRTAGNVIVFIDEMHTLIGAGAAEGAIDASNILKPALARGELQAIGATTLDEYRKHVEKDPALERRFQPIMVAEPTKEETIAILMGLRDLYEAHHRVKITDEAIRAAAEFSDRYITDRFLPDKAIDLVDEAASRVRLKVHTCPPDIRTLELNIENLNKEKEAAIMAQEYEKAAELRDAEQKARKELEEIKATWEQEKNKEIQYVTEDDIAHVVSSWTGIPVQRLAQEESERLLKMEEVLHQRIVGQDEAIKAVSSAIRRARAGLKDPKRPIGSFIFAGPTGVGKTEVAKALAEILFGDEDAMIRLDMSEYMEKHTVARLIGAPPGYVGYDEGGQLTEAVRRRPYSVVLLDEIEKAHSDVFNTLLQVMEDGRLTDAKGRTVNFRNTVIIMTSNVGATTLRKEATVGFTAGDTEKDEYRRMKNRIMEEIKKAFRPEFLNRVEDIIVFHPLNQEHLKQIVTLMVNNLIKRLAEQDIIVQVTDSAKELIIKEGYNPTFGARPLRRAIQNLVEDRLSEEMLKATFRKGEQVIVDARDGEIVIKAASPVS; the protein is encoded by the coding sequence ATGTTTGCGAGATTTACTCAGCGGGCCCAGCATGTGGTATATTTAGCCAGGGAAGAGGCGAAGTCGTTAGGGCACCCCGCGGTGGGTACCGAACACTTGCTTTTGGGTTTAATCAGGGAGAGCGAAGGGATCGGAGCCAAGTCTCTCACTAATCTTGGGTTGGACCTCAACACGGTAAGGAAGGCCGTAAAAGAGCTTGTTGCGCCGGGAAGGGAGACCCCGGAGGAAATCGGTATAACTCCGAGAGTAAAAAAGGTGTTTGAACTGGCCAACGATGAAGCCCAGAAATGGGGGGTCAACTACGTCGGCACGGAGCATCTCCTCCTGGGTTTGGTTAGAGAGGGAGAAGGCGTTGCTGCCCAGGTGCTTTCAGACCTGGGTGTTTCAGCCGAGGCTATCCGCAAGCAGGTCCTCGCTTTGTTAGGGGGTACTCCTGCACCGGTAAACAACAATATGACTGGGAAAAAGGGAGCGAACAGGAATACCCAGACGCCCAGCCTTAATGAATACGGCCGTGACCTTACCCATCTCTCGCAGGAAGGAAAAATAGACCCGGTTATCGGGCGTGACAAGGAAATAGAAAGAGTAATCCAGGTTCTGAGCCGGAGAACGAAAAATAATCCAGTGCTGATTGGTGAACCAGGCGTGGGTAAGACGGCCATTGTTGAAGGCTTGGCCCAGCGTATTGAAAAGGGACAGGTTCCTGAAACAATAAAGGGAAAAAGAGTTGTGGCGCTGGATATGGCCGCGCTGGTGGCTGGTTCCAAATACCGCGGCGATTTTGAGGAACGGTTGAAAAGAGTGATGGAAGAAATAAGGACGGCCGGGAACGTGATTGTTTTCATCGATGAGATGCATACTCTCATTGGCGCCGGCGCCGCGGAGGGGGCCATTGACGCTTCCAACATTCTCAAACCGGCGCTGGCTAGGGGAGAACTGCAGGCTATCGGCGCAACCACCCTGGACGAGTACCGCAAGCATGTGGAGAAAGACCCGGCCCTGGAAAGGCGTTTTCAGCCAATTATGGTCGCCGAACCGACCAAAGAGGAGACAATAGCTATCCTTATGGGGTTGAGGGATCTTTACGAAGCTCACCACCGGGTAAAAATAACGGACGAGGCGATCAGGGCGGCTGCGGAGTTTTCCGATCGTTACATTACTGATCGTTTTCTCCCCGACAAAGCCATTGACCTGGTGGACGAAGCGGCGTCGAGGGTCAGGCTGAAGGTGCATACCTGTCCCCCCGATATTCGCACCCTGGAATTGAACATCGAGAACCTGAACAAGGAAAAAGAGGCGGCCATAATGGCCCAGGAATACGAGAAAGCAGCCGAACTGCGCGATGCGGAGCAAAAAGCCCGCAAAGAGCTGGAGGAGATAAAGGCAACGTGGGAACAAGAAAAAAATAAGGAGATTCAATATGTAACTGAAGACGACATTGCTCATGTCGTGTCGAGCTGGACGGGTATCCCTGTGCAGAGGTTGGCCCAGGAAGAGTCGGAAAGGCTCTTGAAGATGGAAGAGGTCCTTCACCAGAGAATTGTGGGTCAGGACGAGGCCATTAAAGCGGTCTCCAGTGCGATCCGGAGAGCCAGGGCCGGTCTTAAGGACCCCAAACGTCCCATCGGTTCCTTTATTTTTGCCGGGCCTACCGGGGTCGGCAAAACGGAAGTTGCCAAAGCGCTGGCCGAGATACTTTTTGGCGACGAGGATGCCATGATCAGGCTTGATATGTCGGAGTATATGGAAAAGCATACTGTGGCCAGGCTGATCGGAGCGCCTCCCGGTTATGTTGGATACGATGAAGGCGGGCAGTTGACGGAAGCGGTCAGGCGCAGGCCCTATTCCGTCGTCCTGCTGGACGAAATAGAGAAGGCGCACAGCGATGTTTTCAACACCCTGCTCCAGGTGATGGAGGATGGCCGTCTGACCGATGCCAAGGGGCGCACGGTCAATTTCCGCAATACCGTCATCATTATGACCTCAAATGTTGGGGCAACGACGCTCAGGAAAGAGGCCACCGTAGGTTTTACGGCCGGCGATACGGAAAAAGACGAATATAGGCGGATGAAGAACAGGATCATGGAAGAGATTAAAAAAGCCTTTCGCCCGGAATTCTTGAACCGGGTCGAAGACATCATCGTTTTCCATCCCTTGAATCAGGAACACCTCAAGCAGATCGTTACCCTGATGGTAAACAACCTGATCAAGCGGCTCGCTGAACAGGATATAATCGTGCAGGTGACCGATTCCGCCAAGGAACTCATCATCAAGGAAGGATACAACCCGACATTCGGCGCCAGGCCGCTGCGCCGGGCTATTCAAAACCTGGTGGAAGACAGGTTGTCCGAAGAGATGTTGAAGGCAACCTTCCGGAAAGGGGAGCAGGTTATAGTCGACGCCCGGGACGGCGAAATCGTGATTAAGGCGGCCAGCCCGGTTAGTTGA
- a CDS encoding protein arginine kinase, with protein sequence MIEKIVSSPASGWTGGEGPHGDIVISSRIRLARNLDKLPMPPFQNETSSYAVLERVKKAAESLELEGWDRLHFYRMDELPSLQKQILLEKHLISREHAENRPNKGLLVSENESVSIMINEEDHIRIQVILTGLQLEEAWEKADKVDDLLESRLEYAFDEERGYLTCCPTNAGTGLRASVMVHLPALTATRQASRIFSALGQLGLVVRGLYGEGTEATGYIFQVSNQITLGQKESEIIQNLASVTRQIIEKEEETRKILLKETPLQVEDRVGRAYGILTNAATLSSQEALNLLSDIRLGVSLGLLKINLGIRELNELMVSSQPGFLQSFTGKDMEAAERDAARAKLFKEKLNKKRG encoded by the coding sequence GTGATCGAGAAAATTGTATCCAGCCCTGCCAGCGGTTGGACCGGTGGGGAAGGTCCCCACGGGGACATAGTCATCAGTTCGCGGATAAGGCTGGCCCGTAACCTTGATAAACTGCCCATGCCGCCTTTTCAAAATGAAACCAGCAGCTATGCGGTTTTGGAAAGAGTGAAAAAGGCGGCTGAGTCCTTGGAATTGGAAGGTTGGGACAGGCTGCATTTTTACAGGATGGATGAATTGCCTTCCTTACAAAAACAGATACTGCTCGAAAAACATCTTATCAGCCGGGAACATGCGGAAAACAGGCCCAATAAAGGCTTGCTGGTCAGCGAGAACGAATCAGTAAGCATTATGATCAATGAAGAGGACCACATCAGGATACAGGTCATCTTGACTGGACTGCAGTTGGAAGAAGCGTGGGAAAAAGCCGATAAGGTCGACGACCTGTTGGAAAGCCGGCTGGAGTATGCCTTTGACGAGGAAAGGGGATATTTGACCTGCTGCCCCACCAATGCGGGAACAGGCTTGCGGGCAAGCGTGATGGTTCACCTGCCGGCCCTGACGGCTACGAGACAGGCATCCAGGATTTTCAGCGCTCTTGGGCAGTTGGGGCTTGTGGTCAGGGGTCTATACGGCGAAGGCACGGAAGCCACGGGTTATATATTTCAAGTATCCAACCAGATAACACTCGGCCAGAAAGAATCGGAAATAATTCAAAACCTGGCCTCAGTGACCCGGCAGATTATCGAAAAGGAAGAGGAGACCCGGAAAATACTTCTCAAAGAAACGCCGTTACAAGTGGAAGACCGGGTTGGAAGGGCCTATGGCATTTTGACGAACGCCGCGACCTTAAGCTCCCAGGAGGCATTGAACCTGCTGTCTGATATTAGGCTGGGCGTTAGTTTGGGATTGCTGAAAATCAATCTAGGCATACGTGAACTGAACGAACTGATGGTTTCCTCCCAGCCGGGTTTTTTACAGAGCTTTACGGGAAAAGACATGGAAGCGGCGGAAAGGGATGCGGCGAGAGCAAAACTGTTTAAAGAAAAGCTTAACAAAAAGAGGGGGTAA
- a CDS encoding UvrB/UvrC motif-containing protein has protein sequence MECQRCHQKPANVHITQIINGEKHETHLCEQCAQEMKINVGFPPQFPMHNLSNLLGFLTQQVGFDKREADDKCPNCFNSYRKIGETGYVGCSECYKHFSIRLEPILRKIHGTSRHTGKVPKRLGFSVVLKREVGELKNSLKRAVENERYEEAAQIRDRIKELEEKMARGEER, from the coding sequence ATGGAGTGCCAGAGGTGTCACCAGAAACCGGCGAATGTCCACATTACTCAAATAATCAACGGAGAAAAGCATGAGACTCACCTTTGCGAGCAGTGCGCTCAAGAAATGAAGATAAATGTGGGGTTCCCCCCCCAGTTTCCCATGCACAACCTTAGCAACCTGTTGGGGTTTTTAACACAGCAGGTCGGGTTTGATAAACGTGAAGCTGACGATAAATGCCCCAACTGCTTTAATTCATATCGCAAAATTGGAGAGACGGGGTACGTTGGATGTAGCGAATGCTACAAGCATTTTTCCATCCGCCTTGAACCCATCTTGCGAAAAATTCACGGCACAAGCCGGCATACCGGCAAGGTGCCGAAACGCCTGGGGTTTTCAGTTGTCTTAAAGAGAGAGGTGGGGGAACTTAAAAACAGCTTGAAACGGGCAGTGGAAAACGAAAGGTATGAAGAGGCCGCCCAGATCCGTGATAGAATAAAAGAACTGGAAGAGAAAATGGCAAGGGGTGAGGAAAGGTGA
- a CDS encoding CtsR family transcriptional regulator, translating into MSLSQRIENYIKRLLEQHNFVEIQRSELAEVFRCVPSQINYVLSTRFTPAQGYLVESRRGGGGYLRIVKLSWSSNDSTIQDIFENIGLEIDQWEAEGLLKRLKEEQIITAREYHILRAAIDRNTLQLELPERDIIRSRILQAALAALSRNDL; encoded by the coding sequence ATGAGTTTATCCCAAAGGATAGAAAATTACATTAAAAGACTCCTCGAACAGCACAATTTCGTGGAAATACAGCGCAGCGAGCTGGCGGAGGTTTTTCGCTGCGTTCCTTCCCAAATCAATTATGTTTTAAGCACCCGGTTCACTCCTGCCCAGGGCTATCTTGTAGAAAGCCGTAGGGGAGGAGGCGGGTATCTTAGAATAGTTAAGCTCTCCTGGTCGAGCAATGATTCAACAATTCAGGACATCTTCGAAAACATCGGCCTGGAAATCGACCAGTGGGAAGCGGAAGGCCTGCTCAAGCGGTTGAAAGAGGAACAAATAATCACTGCGCGCGAATACCATATTTTGAGAGCGGCCATTGACCGGAACACCTTGCAGCTTGAATTACCCGAACGCGACATCATCCGGTCCAGAATACTGCAGGCCGCTCTGGCGGCGTTGAGCCGCAATGATCTTTAG